One region of Mus musculus strain C57BL/6J chromosome 15, GRCm38.p6 C57BL/6J genomic DNA includes:
- the Apobec3 gene encoding DNA dC->dU-editing enzyme APOBEC-3 isoform X1: MQPQRLGPRAGMGPFCLGCSHRKCYSPIRNLISQETFKFHFKNLGYAKGRKDTFLCYEVTRKDCDSPVSLHHGVFKNKDNIHAEICFLYWFHDKVLKVLSPREEFKITWYMSWSPCFECAEQIVRFLATHHNLSLDIFSSRLYNVQDPETQQNLCRLVQEGAQVAAMDLYEFKKCWKKFVDNGGRRFRPWKRLLTNFRYQDSKLQEILRRMDPLSEEEFYSQFYNQRVKHLCYYHRMKPYLCYQLEQFNGQAPLKGCLLSEKGKQHAEILFLDKIRSMELSQVTITCYLTWSPCPNCAWQLAAFKRDRPDLILHIYTSRLYFHWKRPFQKGLCSLWQSGILVDVMDLPQFTDCWTNFVNPKRPFWPWKGLEIISRRTQRRLRRIKESRSHAS, from the exons ATGCAACCCCAGCGCCTGGGGCCCAGAGCTGGGATGGGACCATTCTGTCTGGGATGCAGCCATCGCAAATGCTATTCACCGATCAG AAACCTGATATCTCAAGAAACATTCAAGTTCCACTTTAAGAACCTAGGCTATGCCAAAGGCCGGAAAGATACCTTCTTGTGCTATGAAGTGACTAGAAAGGACTGCGATTCACCCGTCTCCCTTCACCATGGGGTCTTTAAGAACAag GACAACATCCACGCTGAAATCTGCTTTTTATACTGGTTCCATGACAAAGTACTGAAAGTGCTGTCTCCGAGAGAAGAGTTCAAGATCACCTGGTATATGTCCTGGAGCCCCTGTTTCGAATGTGCAGAGCAGATAGTAAGGTTCCTGGCTACACACCACAACCTGAGCCTGGACATCTTCAGCTCCCGCCTCTACAACGTACAGGACCCAGAAACCCAGCAGAATCTTTGCAGGCTGGTTCAGGAAGGAGCCCAGGTGGCTGCCATGGACCTATACG AATTTAAAAAGTGTTGGAAGAAGTTTGTGGACAATGGTGGCAGGCGATTCAGGCCTTGGAAAAGACTGCTTACAAATTTTAGATACCAGGATTCTAAGCTTCAGGAGATTCTGAG GCGAATGGACCCGCTAAGTGAAGAGGAATTTTACTCGCAGTTTTACAACCAACGAGTCAAGCATCTCTGCTACTACCACCGCATGAAGCCCTATCTATGCTACCAGCTGGAGCAGTTCAATGGCCAAGCGCCACTCAAAGGCTGCCTGCTAAGCGAG AAAGGCAAACAGCATGCAGAAATCCTCTTCCTTGATAAGATTCGGTCCATGGAGCTGAGCCAAGTGACAATCACCTGCTACCTCACCTGGAGCCCCTGCCCAAACTGTGCCTGGCAACTGGCGGCATTCAAAAGGGATCGTCCAGATCTAATTCTGCATATCTACACCTCCCGCCTGTATTTCCACTGGAAGAGGCCCTTCCAGAAGGGGCTGTGTTCTCTGTGGCAATCAGGGATCCTGGTGGACGTCATGGACCTCCCAC AGTTTACTGACTGCTGGACAAACTTTGTGAACCCGAAAAGGCCGTTTTGGCCATGGAAAGGATTGGAGATAATCAGCAGGCGCACACAAAGGCGGCTCCGCAGGATCAAGGAG TCAAGGTCTCATGCATCTtag
- the Apobec3 gene encoding DNA dC->dU-editing enzyme APOBEC-3 isoform 2 (isoform 2 is encoded by transcript variant 2), with product MGPFCLGCSHRKCYSPIRNLISQETFKFHFKNLGYAKGRKDTFLCYEVTRKDCDSPVSLHHGVFKNKDNIHAEICFLYWFHDKVLKVLSPREEFKITWYMSWSPCFECAEQIVRFLATHHNLSLDIFSSRLYNVQDPETQQNLCRLVQEGAQVAAMDLYEFKKCWKKFVDNGGRRFRPWKRLLTNFRYQDSKLQEILRRMDPLSEEEFYSQFYNQRVKHLCYYHRMKPYLCYQLEQFNGQAPLKGCLLSEKGKQHAEILFLDKIRSMELSQVTITCYLTWSPCPNCAWQLAAFKRDRPDLILHIYTSRLYFHWKRPFQKGLCSLWQSGILVDVMDLPQFTDCWTNFVNPKRPFWPWKGLEIISRRTQRRLRRIKESWGLQDLVNDFGNLQLGPPMS from the exons ATGGGACCATTCTGTCTGGGATGCAGCCATCGCAAATGCTATTCACCGATCAG AAACCTGATATCTCAAGAAACATTCAAGTTCCACTTTAAGAACCTAGGCTATGCCAAAGGCCGGAAAGATACCTTCTTGTGCTATGAAGTGACTAGAAAGGACTGCGATTCACCCGTCTCCCTTCACCATGGGGTCTTTAAGAACAag GACAACATCCACGCTGAAATCTGCTTTTTATACTGGTTCCATGACAAAGTACTGAAAGTGCTGTCTCCGAGAGAAGAGTTCAAGATCACCTGGTATATGTCCTGGAGCCCCTGTTTCGAATGTGCAGAGCAGATAGTAAGGTTCCTGGCTACACACCACAACCTGAGCCTGGACATCTTCAGCTCCCGCCTCTACAACGTACAGGACCCAGAAACCCAGCAGAATCTTTGCAGGCTGGTTCAGGAAGGAGCCCAGGTGGCTGCCATGGACCTATACG AATTTAAAAAGTGTTGGAAGAAGTTTGTGGACAATGGTGGCAGGCGATTCAGGCCTTGGAAAAGACTGCTTACAAATTTTAGATACCAGGATTCTAAGCTTCAGGAGATTCTGAG GCGAATGGACCCGCTAAGTGAAGAGGAATTTTACTCGCAGTTTTACAACCAACGAGTCAAGCATCTCTGCTACTACCACCGCATGAAGCCCTATCTATGCTACCAGCTGGAGCAGTTCAATGGCCAAGCGCCACTCAAAGGCTGCCTGCTAAGCGAG AAAGGCAAACAGCATGCAGAAATCCTCTTCCTTGATAAGATTCGGTCCATGGAGCTGAGCCAAGTGACAATCACCTGCTACCTCACCTGGAGCCCCTGCCCAAACTGTGCCTGGCAACTGGCGGCATTCAAAAGGGATCGTCCAGATCTAATTCTGCATATCTACACCTCCCGCCTGTATTTCCACTGGAAGAGGCCCTTCCAGAAGGGGCTGTGTTCTCTGTGGCAATCAGGGATCCTGGTGGACGTCATGGACCTCCCAC AGTTTACTGACTGCTGGACAAACTTTGTGAACCCGAAAAGGCCGTTTTGGCCATGGAAAGGATTGGAGATAATCAGCAGGCGCACACAAAGGCGGCTCCGCAGGATCAAGGAG TCCTGGGGTCTGCAAGATTTGGTGAATGACTTTGGAAACCTACAGCTTGGACCCCCGATGTCTTGA
- the Apobec3 gene encoding DNA dC->dU-editing enzyme APOBEC-3 isoform X3, which produces MSLYFLSCWGWQIGQKVLPSPGPKRRSGALNHTKCRLGALLCRPRGSQDGKRMDPLSEEEFYSQFYNQRVKHLCYYHRMKPYLCYQLEQFNGQAPLKGCLLSEKGKQHAEILFLDKIRSMELSQVTITCYLTWSPCPNCAWQLAAFKRDRPDLILHIYTSRLYFHWKRPFQKGLCSLWQSGILVDVMDLPQFTDCWTNFVNPKRPFWPWKGLEIISRRTQRRLRRIKESWGLQDLVNDFGNLQLGPPMS; this is translated from the exons ATGTCCCTCTATTTCCTGTCTTGTTGGGGGTGGCAGATAGGGCAGAAGGTGTTGCCTTCTCCAGGGCCCAAGAGGAGATCCGGTGCCCTGAACCACACCAAGTGCCGGTTAGGG GCTCTGCTTTGCCGACCCAGAGGATCACAGGACGGAAA GCGAATGGACCCGCTAAGTGAAGAGGAATTTTACTCGCAGTTTTACAACCAACGAGTCAAGCATCTCTGCTACTACCACCGCATGAAGCCCTATCTATGCTACCAGCTGGAGCAGTTCAATGGCCAAGCGCCACTCAAAGGCTGCCTGCTAAGCGAG AAAGGCAAACAGCATGCAGAAATCCTCTTCCTTGATAAGATTCGGTCCATGGAGCTGAGCCAAGTGACAATCACCTGCTACCTCACCTGGAGCCCCTGCCCAAACTGTGCCTGGCAACTGGCGGCATTCAAAAGGGATCGTCCAGATCTAATTCTGCATATCTACACCTCCCGCCTGTATTTCCACTGGAAGAGGCCCTTCCAGAAGGGGCTGTGTTCTCTGTGGCAATCAGGGATCCTGGTGGACGTCATGGACCTCCCAC AGTTTACTGACTGCTGGACAAACTTTGTGAACCCGAAAAGGCCGTTTTGGCCATGGAAAGGATTGGAGATAATCAGCAGGCGCACACAAAGGCGGCTCCGCAGGATCAAGGAG TCCTGGGGTCTGCAAGATTTGGTGAATGACTTTGGAAACCTACAGCTTGGACCCCCGATGTCTTGA
- the Apobec3 gene encoding DNA dC->dU-editing enzyme APOBEC-3 isoform X2 — MSWSPCFECAEQIVRFLATHHNLSLDIFSSRLYNVQDPETQQNLCRLVQEGAQVAAMDLYEFKKCWKKFVDNGGRRFRPWKRLLTNFRYQDSKLQEILRRMDPLSEEEFYSQFYNQRVKHLCYYHRMKPYLCYQLEQFNGQAPLKGCLLSEKGKQHAEILFLDKIRSMELSQVTITCYLTWSPCPNCAWQLAAFKRDRPDLILHIYTSRLYFHWKRPFQKGLCSLWQSGILVDVMDLPQFTDCWTNFVNPKRPFWPWKGLEIISRRTQRRLRRIKESWGLQDLVNDFGNLQLGPPMS, encoded by the exons ATGTCCTGGAGCCCCTGTTTCGAATGTGCAGAGCAGATAGTAAGGTTCCTGGCTACACACCACAACCTGAGCCTGGACATCTTCAGCTCCCGCCTCTACAACGTACAGGACCCAGAAACCCAGCAGAATCTTTGCAGGCTGGTTCAGGAAGGAGCCCAGGTGGCTGCCATGGACCTATACG AATTTAAAAAGTGTTGGAAGAAGTTTGTGGACAATGGTGGCAGGCGATTCAGGCCTTGGAAAAGACTGCTTACAAATTTTAGATACCAGGATTCTAAGCTTCAGGAGATTCTGAG GCGAATGGACCCGCTAAGTGAAGAGGAATTTTACTCGCAGTTTTACAACCAACGAGTCAAGCATCTCTGCTACTACCACCGCATGAAGCCCTATCTATGCTACCAGCTGGAGCAGTTCAATGGCCAAGCGCCACTCAAAGGCTGCCTGCTAAGCGAG AAAGGCAAACAGCATGCAGAAATCCTCTTCCTTGATAAGATTCGGTCCATGGAGCTGAGCCAAGTGACAATCACCTGCTACCTCACCTGGAGCCCCTGCCCAAACTGTGCCTGGCAACTGGCGGCATTCAAAAGGGATCGTCCAGATCTAATTCTGCATATCTACACCTCCCGCCTGTATTTCCACTGGAAGAGGCCCTTCCAGAAGGGGCTGTGTTCTCTGTGGCAATCAGGGATCCTGGTGGACGTCATGGACCTCCCAC AGTTTACTGACTGCTGGACAAACTTTGTGAACCCGAAAAGGCCGTTTTGGCCATGGAAAGGATTGGAGATAATCAGCAGGCGCACACAAAGGCGGCTCCGCAGGATCAAGGAG TCCTGGGGTCTGCAAGATTTGGTGAATGACTTTGGAAACCTACAGCTTGGACCCCCGATGTCTTGA
- the Apobec3 gene encoding DNA dC->dU-editing enzyme APOBEC-3 isoform 1 (isoform 1 is encoded by transcript variant 1), with protein MGPFCLGCSHRKCYSPIRNLISQETFKFHFKNLGYAKGRKDTFLCYEVTRKDCDSPVSLHHGVFKNKDNIHAEICFLYWFHDKVLKVLSPREEFKITWYMSWSPCFECAEQIVRFLATHHNLSLDIFSSRLYNVQDPETQQNLCRLVQEGAQVAAMDLYEFKKCWKKFVDNGGRRFRPWKRLLTNFRYQDSKLQEILRPCYISVPSSSSSTLSNICLTKGLPETRFWVEGRRMDPLSEEEFYSQFYNQRVKHLCYYHRMKPYLCYQLEQFNGQAPLKGCLLSEKGKQHAEILFLDKIRSMELSQVTITCYLTWSPCPNCAWQLAAFKRDRPDLILHIYTSRLYFHWKRPFQKGLCSLWQSGILVDVMDLPQFTDCWTNFVNPKRPFWPWKGLEIISRRTQRRLRRIKESWGLQDLVNDFGNLQLGPPMS; from the exons ATGGGACCATTCTGTCTGGGATGCAGCCATCGCAAATGCTATTCACCGATCAG AAACCTGATATCTCAAGAAACATTCAAGTTCCACTTTAAGAACCTAGGCTATGCCAAAGGCCGGAAAGATACCTTCTTGTGCTATGAAGTGACTAGAAAGGACTGCGATTCACCCGTCTCCCTTCACCATGGGGTCTTTAAGAACAag GACAACATCCACGCTGAAATCTGCTTTTTATACTGGTTCCATGACAAAGTACTGAAAGTGCTGTCTCCGAGAGAAGAGTTCAAGATCACCTGGTATATGTCCTGGAGCCCCTGTTTCGAATGTGCAGAGCAGATAGTAAGGTTCCTGGCTACACACCACAACCTGAGCCTGGACATCTTCAGCTCCCGCCTCTACAACGTACAGGACCCAGAAACCCAGCAGAATCTTTGCAGGCTGGTTCAGGAAGGAGCCCAGGTGGCTGCCATGGACCTATACG AATTTAAAAAGTGTTGGAAGAAGTTTGTGGACAATGGTGGCAGGCGATTCAGGCCTTGGAAAAGACTGCTTACAAATTTTAGATACCAGGATTCTAAGCTTCAGGAGATTCTGAG ACCTTGCTACATCTCGGTCCCTTCCAGCTCTTCATCCACTCTGTCAAATATCTGTCTAACAAAAGGTCTCCCAGAGACGAGGTTCTGGGTGGAGGGCAG GCGAATGGACCCGCTAAGTGAAGAGGAATTTTACTCGCAGTTTTACAACCAACGAGTCAAGCATCTCTGCTACTACCACCGCATGAAGCCCTATCTATGCTACCAGCTGGAGCAGTTCAATGGCCAAGCGCCACTCAAAGGCTGCCTGCTAAGCGAG AAAGGCAAACAGCATGCAGAAATCCTCTTCCTTGATAAGATTCGGTCCATGGAGCTGAGCCAAGTGACAATCACCTGCTACCTCACCTGGAGCCCCTGCCCAAACTGTGCCTGGCAACTGGCGGCATTCAAAAGGGATCGTCCAGATCTAATTCTGCATATCTACACCTCCCGCCTGTATTTCCACTGGAAGAGGCCCTTCCAGAAGGGGCTGTGTTCTCTGTGGCAATCAGGGATCCTGGTGGACGTCATGGACCTCCCAC AGTTTACTGACTGCTGGACAAACTTTGTGAACCCGAAAAGGCCGTTTTGGCCATGGAAAGGATTGGAGATAATCAGCAGGCGCACACAAAGGCGGCTCCGCAGGATCAAGGAG TCCTGGGGTCTGCAAGATTTGGTGAATGACTTTGGAAACCTACAGCTTGGACCCCCGATGTCTTGA